A region of Corynebacterium glucuronolyticum DSM 44120 DNA encodes the following proteins:
- a CDS encoding alkaline phosphatase D family protein: MRGMGITRRTFLATATTAIAATMGVARAQYSEYDETSSAFQHGVASGDPLPTAVIIWTRLTTDEAVATVAWEVSTTPDFRTIVRHGEALAREEHDFTVHVDVTGLTPGTVYYYRFRAGEDTSRTGRTKTAPTDAERAVFSVTSCANMESGYFSAYSEIARRADEIDVALHLGDYFYEYASGRYVGKSGITRPHEPTWECTTLQDYRTRYARYRRDAELQAAHAAVPWVVTWDDHECANDSWAAGVDLQRRDAAMQAYLEWMPIRATSPSAGGHIYRSLRFGDLAEVSMLDLRTYRSAPARFKSSDPTRQMLGSEQFEWLTRQLTTSDAQWKLIGNSVMMAPLQILGTPLTEYLGHGMGSLPLNPDQWDGYQAERARLLELVSRTPGCVFLTGDIHSEWANELRLSGSAPIAPEFVCTSVSAPNVDDKLRLPAGSATSRGLASYVRSVNPHVRHVELDAHGYMLVTVTREDVRAEWFRVADVETKGSPFTRGAVATWDGSVLTV; encoded by the coding sequence ATGAGGGGCATGGGGATCACGCGCAGGACGTTCTTAGCCACGGCGACAACCGCAATAGCTGCAACGATGGGTGTCGCCCGTGCACAGTATTCGGAGTACGACGAAACGTCCAGCGCCTTCCAGCACGGTGTCGCCTCCGGCGATCCGCTGCCCACGGCGGTCATCATCTGGACGCGGCTCACCACAGACGAGGCGGTAGCAACAGTCGCCTGGGAGGTATCCACCACGCCGGATTTCCGCACCATCGTCCGCCACGGCGAGGCGCTCGCCCGCGAGGAGCACGACTTCACCGTCCACGTCGATGTCACGGGGCTTACGCCCGGCACGGTGTACTACTACCGGTTCCGCGCAGGCGAGGACACCTCCCGCACGGGTCGCACCAAGACCGCTCCCACTGACGCGGAGCGCGCCGTCTTCTCTGTGACATCCTGCGCGAACATGGAGAGCGGTTATTTCAGTGCCTACTCGGAAATCGCCCGCCGCGCCGACGAGATCGATGTGGCTCTCCACCTTGGCGATTATTTCTACGAGTACGCCAGCGGCAGGTACGTGGGCAAGAGCGGCATCACGCGCCCGCACGAGCCGACGTGGGAGTGCACGACGCTGCAGGATTACCGCACCCGCTACGCCCGCTACCGCCGCGATGCCGAGCTTCAGGCGGCGCACGCGGCGGTGCCGTGGGTGGTGACCTGGGACGATCACGAGTGTGCGAACGATTCCTGGGCGGCCGGCGTGGATCTTCAGCGTCGCGACGCGGCGATGCAGGCGTACCTGGAGTGGATGCCGATCCGCGCGACGAGCCCGTCCGCCGGTGGCCATATCTATCGCAGCCTCCGCTTCGGCGATCTTGCCGAGGTCTCCATGCTGGACCTGCGCACATATCGCAGCGCCCCCGCGCGCTTCAAGTCTTCCGACCCCACCCGCCAGATGCTGGGGTCCGAGCAGTTCGAGTGGCTCACCCGCCAGTTGACCACGTCGGATGCGCAGTGGAAGCTGATCGGCAACTCGGTGATGATGGCCCCGCTGCAGATCCTCGGCACGCCGCTGACGGAGTACCTCGGCCACGGCATGGGGAGCCTCCCGCTGAACCCCGACCAGTGGGATGGCTACCAGGCGGAGCGCGCGCGTCTGCTGGAGCTTGTCTCCCGCACGCCCGGGTGTGTGTTCCTCACGGGGGATATCCACTCGGAATGGGCCAACGAACTCCGCTTAAGCGGTTCCGCCCCCATCGCCCCCGAGTTCGTCTGCACCTCCGTGTCGGCGCCGAATGTGGACGATAAGCTGCGCCTGCCCGCCGGCAGCGCCACGTCCCGGGGCCTCGCCTCCTACGTCCGCAGCGTCAACCCCCATGTCCGCCACGTGGAGTTGGATGCGCACGGATACATGCTGGTCACGGTTACCCGCGAGGATGTCCGCGCGGAGTGGTTCCGGGTCGCCGATGTAGAGACTAAGGGCTCCCCGTTCACGCGCGGGGCGGTCGCCACGTGGGACGGGTCGGTCCTCACCGTTTAG
- a CDS encoding zinc-binding protein, producing the protein MKIAKKLTAVATALSLAVACAVPSGAGAVDFRQNSDPERSSFSYTKDGTVAGDVSIQSLPMIRVDGQEVKLENFSVPAGENPLVNVYEDKNVKVEDTRAFDDDVYTHTVTVTNTADTAKQMQTDIYTGIGYGNNSGDAYYTPDGVDFSGGEYAPRVSFSATGEDVLADVFNWKNQRNIVLRKDPYVISPGLDYYDLARSLQFLRLDPGQSMTMTVKLTFTIPPSALDSDGDGLPDDWETMGVPLENGQTLPLQAWGADPHKKDIFLQLNWMKSEMETQGCLDAFGRPRADVDKVTDYSYCTGLDSRSHAPTMKALEDLVKLFDDHGINLHIDAGDMVLGMPREAGGFGGPRMDYEKYYFGTYDGGGDHGKLKDQLKLVEGARQSVFRLGTLVDYLWGEPTGTPVRISGLGQMPGTSFAVGNFEGMNSDHVRNTILHEMGHTLGFGHAGRYYPDNPLNGKNYVPNHVSVMNYLYQWSFFDYMDHLATNSDPVSTVPYTCPLNGCFTGAYTVEPEWGHLTIGNYPIGTVTDSMFLPTPPVRPTPPPAPEKPHTEATMHDLEVVSAEANKGVGAIDIVTSELVKARNDNFIEVQVRNKGADLHQFSVLLEYGDHVQKEPVYPVGAVETDAEDANASVKKFRIDPSELSGDGLAVTAHLVNQSGEVVQTANATLPVLDLTRKDLEKAVKEAPAEKKKDAKRLLRNEETVDTAVRPVEKSKSEEPTTSTAPTSTEPTRITASPQRTRPSTVPTYEKPTPEPTPEPTDEGLSTEAIIGIVFGVIGIGTLAAAIAAFLQGAL; encoded by the coding sequence ATGAAGATTGCAAAGAAACTCACCGCCGTTGCCACCGCGCTCAGCCTGGCCGTCGCCTGCGCCGTCCCGTCGGGCGCCGGTGCCGTGGACTTCCGGCAGAACTCCGATCCCGAGCGCTCCTCCTTCTCGTATACCAAGGACGGCACGGTTGCTGGTGACGTGAGCATCCAATCCCTGCCGATGATCCGTGTCGACGGGCAGGAAGTGAAACTAGAAAACTTCTCCGTCCCCGCCGGCGAAAACCCGCTGGTCAACGTCTACGAGGATAAGAACGTCAAGGTAGAGGACACCCGCGCCTTCGACGATGATGTCTACACGCACACGGTGACGGTGACGAATACCGCCGACACCGCGAAGCAGATGCAGACGGACATCTACACCGGCATCGGATATGGCAACAATTCCGGCGATGCCTATTACACACCCGACGGCGTGGACTTCAGCGGCGGCGAGTACGCCCCGCGCGTGTCGTTTAGCGCGACGGGGGAGGACGTTCTTGCGGACGTCTTTAACTGGAAAAACCAACGCAACATCGTGCTGAGGAAAGATCCCTACGTCATTTCTCCTGGCCTTGACTACTACGACCTGGCCCGATCCTTGCAATTCCTCCGCCTCGACCCCGGCCAGAGCATGACGATGACCGTGAAGCTCACCTTCACCATCCCGCCATCGGCCCTGGACAGTGACGGCGACGGGCTCCCCGATGACTGGGAGACGATGGGCGTGCCGCTCGAAAACGGCCAAACCCTCCCACTGCAGGCCTGGGGCGCCGACCCGCACAAGAAGGACATCTTCCTCCAGCTCAACTGGATGAAATCGGAGATGGAAACGCAGGGCTGCCTCGACGCCTTCGGTCGCCCGCGCGCGGACGTCGACAAGGTCACCGACTATTCCTACTGCACCGGCCTCGACTCCCGTTCCCACGCCCCGACGATGAAGGCGCTCGAGGACCTCGTTAAGCTTTTCGACGATCATGGCATCAACCTGCACATCGATGCCGGCGACATGGTCCTCGGCATGCCCCGCGAGGCCGGCGGCTTCGGCGGCCCCCGGATGGACTACGAGAAGTACTACTTCGGCACCTACGACGGCGGCGGCGACCACGGCAAGCTGAAAGACCAGCTGAAACTTGTCGAAGGCGCCCGCCAGTCCGTCTTCCGCCTCGGCACCCTTGTCGATTACCTCTGGGGCGAACCAACCGGCACCCCCGTCCGCATCAGTGGCCTCGGCCAGATGCCCGGCACGAGCTTCGCTGTCGGCAACTTTGAGGGCATGAACTCCGACCACGTCCGCAACACGATCCTTCACGAGATGGGCCACACCCTCGGCTTCGGCCACGCCGGCAGGTACTACCCGGACAACCCGCTCAACGGCAAGAACTACGTGCCGAACCATGTCAGCGTGATGAACTACCTGTACCAGTGGAGCTTCTTCGACTACATGGATCACCTCGCCACCAACTCCGATCCAGTGAGCACCGTCCCGTACACGTGCCCGCTGAATGGCTGCTTCACCGGTGCGTACACCGTGGAACCCGAGTGGGGTCACCTGACCATCGGTAACTACCCCATCGGCACAGTCACTGATTCCATGTTCCTGCCCACCCCACCCGTGCGGCCGACCCCGCCGCCGGCACCAGAGAAGCCGCACACCGAGGCCACCATGCATGACCTCGAGGTCGTCTCCGCCGAGGCCAACAAGGGTGTGGGCGCCATCGACATCGTCACCAGCGAGTTGGTCAAGGCGCGTAACGATAACTTCATCGAGGTACAGGTGCGCAACAAGGGCGCTGACCTGCACCAGTTCTCCGTCCTCCTCGAGTACGGCGACCACGTCCAAAAGGAGCCGGTGTACCCCGTCGGCGCCGTGGAAACCGACGCCGAGGACGCCAACGCGTCGGTGAAGAAGTTCCGTATCGACCCGAGCGAGCTCAGCGGCGACGGCCTCGCCGTCACCGCGCACCTTGTCAACCAGTCCGGCGAGGTCGTCCAGACCGCCAACGCCACCCTCCCCGTCCTCGACCTCACCCGCAAGGACCTGGAGAAGGCCGTAAAGGAAGCGCCTGCCGAGAAGAAGAAGGATGCCAAGCGCCTGCTCCGCAACGAGGAGACCGTCGACACGGCCGTCCGCCCGGTGGAGAAGTCGAAGAGCGAGGAGCCGACCACCAGCACCGCGCCGACCTCGACGGAGCCGACCCGCATCACTGCCTCCCCGCAGCGCACCCGGCCGTCCACCGTCCCGACCTACGAGAAGCCGACTCCGGAGCCCACTCCTGAGCCGACGGACGAGGGGCTCTCTACAGAGGCGATCATCGGCATCGTCTTCGGTGTCATCGGTATCGGCACGCTGGCAGCCGCTATCGCCGCCTTCCTGCAGGGTGCGCTCTAG
- a CDS encoding Rib/alpha-like domain-containing protein, giving the protein MTKRRIAAGLVALSLIMQVTPAITTPVGPVGPAVAAAQEASAPIDADGIASGAITNMDQLADPALIEKKRGENHGGLVGGRLYAPTTGDFSTVRQGNERLTGYTVYSQWMDEDGAVSPVYKAETHDIPGNAGGAGSYVFHYPNWTDANGKEHVFNAKPYDVRIRMWIAPGQTGPGSGELFTIRQAPGVQPGFMNNADGGAGMWSNIPQSFTFTGIFTYEGPSDVMYAKEGDPRFHVDTKGVSSGWDASDKGAVTGKVWWETGRGDIGNFGFPNSTGENFAKKGDARVITSILTDDGVAAFTEVNNLPRSERLKKQQELLKAHHEYIAETVAAETDENGEYFARFNKKDFDNKYLYQFVQVKRGGKWVTQPAYSSYIVPMYGKPNALMNIPQLWQVVRHNWVNMHFGLVHQPTENVLQIDPEIGKEGDRLIPKIATYANPGEDAYVQWYNSKGEPIKLDGSKGEEKIPVSGGHNLANPLEEATLTVPEVTEDDTYNARLIYNGAIVGADSVAVAPKTKVEGAPKEVEPTDADQDAGLWVRNHTAQTGVQAVDEDGNDIPVAVDSDGRVSVTPGIRVDGPITLMVEDPDLRYGKATYKIPVIGHAQGKDDNNSDRTNADIYDPQAKDQTVNTGETPRAEDSIANLKDLPRGTKVSFKDPVDTSRPGDMLATVIVTYPDDSSEEVPVRVTVREDLSREFDPKYDDRAVVKQGEQTTIPAPRTQDGRRLPAGTKFEKGEYGPNWAAVNPEDGSITVIPAPDVAPGKYTIPVIVTYPDGSSEEVLTSITVVEADPDSDGDGYPNSVDADPSDPAVWLATKVRTVYPEVWVRPGETATSAQPFEDLTETQAVERRPATGTKYELSADTPAEAQGITINPTTGQVTVAATQDAQPTTLAVPITVTRAGHAPERTTLTVRIIGKRMSDTYAPALPPTANITAGNGVKLPVTATNPALPARTTFTVTSQMPADWIAAVDQASGTVTVYAPFAAPVGAKATVNLLVTYPDGTTDTLTSEVTVDTATPQPFYEQTQLRAGTQVRAPLSGVDKLPRGTTFTLPGQLPAGLTEATLAADGTLTLTADATALPAIATFPVTVTYPDGTGTTLTANVQVLSPGGHRTLAEDDTIPAVSGTTRAAGITRSNPTEQVSYTVTDAPRGWSIQVLADGSIQAQAPHGTAPGTKAKATIQAVYPDKSTTSIPVTITVAGDDSGGSPGDTGSSSTSGIVGIVTGVVGGLLLLLAAGVAAVGINPSILPPQVRDMIAPYAPWINGK; this is encoded by the coding sequence ATGACTAAGCGACGCATCGCCGCCGGCCTCGTAGCCTTATCCCTCATCATGCAGGTAACCCCCGCAATAACCACCCCCGTCGGCCCCGTAGGCCCCGCCGTGGCAGCCGCCCAGGAGGCAAGCGCCCCCATCGACGCCGACGGCATCGCCTCGGGTGCTATTACCAACATGGATCAGCTGGCTGATCCTGCGCTCATCGAAAAGAAGCGTGGCGAAAACCACGGTGGTTTGGTCGGTGGCCGTCTATACGCCCCGACGACGGGTGACTTCTCCACGGTTCGTCAGGGTAATGAGCGTCTGACCGGCTACACCGTGTACTCCCAGTGGATGGATGAAGACGGTGCGGTTTCCCCGGTCTACAAGGCTGAAACGCATGATATTCCTGGTAACGCTGGTGGAGCCGGCTCCTACGTGTTCCACTACCCCAACTGGACCGATGCTAACGGCAAGGAGCACGTCTTCAACGCAAAGCCGTACGACGTGCGTATCCGCATGTGGATTGCCCCCGGCCAGACAGGTCCTGGCAGTGGAGAGCTCTTCACTATCCGCCAGGCACCGGGTGTGCAGCCTGGCTTTATGAATAATGCTGACGGCGGAGCCGGCATGTGGTCGAACATTCCGCAGTCCTTCACCTTCACCGGTATCTTCACCTATGAGGGTCCGTCTGATGTGATGTATGCCAAGGAGGGCGACCCACGTTTCCACGTCGACACGAAGGGTGTTTCCAGTGGTTGGGACGCAAGCGATAAGGGTGCTGTCACCGGTAAAGTCTGGTGGGAGACCGGCAGGGGAGATATAGGCAACTTTGGCTTCCCCAATTCCACGGGTGAGAACTTCGCCAAGAAGGGCGACGCTCGCGTTATCACGTCTATTCTCACCGACGATGGTGTTGCAGCCTTCACGGAGGTTAATAACCTTCCCCGTAGTGAGCGTCTGAAGAAGCAGCAGGAGCTGCTGAAGGCACACCATGAGTACATTGCGGAGACCGTTGCGGCCGAGACCGATGAGAACGGTGAATACTTCGCTCGTTTCAATAAGAAGGACTTTGACAACAAGTATCTGTACCAGTTTGTGCAGGTCAAGCGCGGTGGTAAGTGGGTGACACAGCCTGCGTACTCTTCATACATTGTTCCGATGTACGGAAAGCCGAATGCCTTGATGAATATTCCGCAGTTGTGGCAGGTTGTCCGCCACAACTGGGTGAACATGCACTTTGGTCTTGTTCACCAGCCCACGGAAAACGTGCTGCAGATTGATCCGGAGATCGGTAAGGAGGGCGACAGGCTTATACCGAAGATCGCTACGTACGCGAACCCCGGCGAGGATGCCTACGTTCAGTGGTACAACTCCAAGGGCGAGCCGATCAAGCTCGACGGCTCCAAGGGTGAGGAGAAGATCCCGGTATCCGGTGGTCACAACCTTGCTAACCCGCTTGAAGAGGCAACCCTGACCGTTCCAGAAGTGACAGAAGACGATACATACAACGCGCGTCTCATCTACAACGGTGCAATCGTTGGCGCCGACTCTGTCGCTGTCGCCCCCAAGACCAAGGTCGAGGGCGCGCCTAAGGAGGTCGAGCCGACCGATGCAGATCAGGATGCCGGGCTGTGGGTTAGGAATCATACCGCGCAGACAGGAGTGCAGGCTGTGGACGAGGATGGCAATGATATCCCGGTCGCTGTCGACTCCGACGGCAGGGTTAGCGTCACCCCAGGTATTCGCGTTGATGGCCCGATCACACTAATGGTGGAAGACCCGGATCTGAGGTACGGCAAGGCCACCTATAAAATCCCGGTAATCGGCCACGCCCAGGGCAAAGATGACAACAACTCGGACAGGACTAATGCCGACATTTACGATCCGCAGGCCAAAGATCAGACGGTAAACACCGGTGAGACTCCGAGGGCTGAGGATTCCATCGCTAACCTGAAGGATCTGCCGCGGGGTACGAAGGTTTCCTTCAAGGATCCGGTCGACACCAGCAGGCCGGGTGACATGCTGGCAACGGTCATCGTCACCTACCCAGATGATTCCTCCGAAGAGGTTCCGGTCCGCGTCACAGTAAGGGAGGATCTGTCGAGAGAATTTGATCCGAAGTATGACGATCGTGCGGTTGTGAAGCAGGGCGAGCAGACTACTATTCCCGCTCCGCGCACTCAGGATGGTCGTAGGCTGCCAGCGGGTACCAAGTTTGAGAAGGGCGAGTATGGCCCTAATTGGGCGGCGGTAAATCCGGAGGATGGCTCTATTACTGTGATCCCGGCCCCAGACGTTGCGCCTGGCAAATATACGATTCCGGTTATCGTCACCTACCCAGATGGTTCCTCCGAAGAGGTCCTGACATCTATCACAGTCGTCGAAGCTGACCCCGACTCCGACGGCGACGGCTACCCCAACAGCGTGGACGCCGACCCCTCCGACCCAGCCGTGTGGCTGGCGACGAAGGTCCGAACCGTCTACCCGGAGGTGTGGGTCCGCCCCGGCGAGACCGCTACGAGCGCCCAGCCTTTCGAGGACCTCACCGAGACGCAGGCCGTGGAGCGCCGCCCCGCCACGGGCACGAAGTACGAGCTCAGCGCGGACACCCCGGCAGAAGCACAGGGCATCACCATCAACCCAACAACAGGCCAGGTCACCGTCGCTGCCACCCAGGACGCGCAGCCCACGACGCTCGCCGTCCCCATCACCGTCACCCGCGCAGGCCACGCCCCCGAGCGCACGACCCTCACCGTCCGCATCATCGGCAAGCGGATGAGCGACACGTACGCCCCGGCGCTGCCCCCGACAGCGAACATCACCGCGGGCAACGGCGTAAAACTCCCGGTCACCGCCACGAACCCCGCCCTCCCCGCGCGCACGACGTTCACCGTCACCTCGCAGATGCCGGCGGACTGGATCGCTGCGGTTGATCAGGCCTCGGGCACGGTCACGGTCTACGCGCCGTTCGCCGCCCCGGTCGGCGCGAAGGCCACCGTAAACCTGCTGGTCACCTACCCCGACGGCACGACGGACACGCTCACCTCCGAGGTCACCGTCGACACCGCCACCCCGCAGCCGTTCTACGAGCAGACGCAGCTCCGCGCCGGGACGCAGGTCAGGGCCCCACTCAGCGGCGTCGATAAGCTCCCCCGAGGAACCACCTTCACCCTCCCCGGCCAGCTCCCCGCGGGTCTGACCGAGGCGACGCTCGCCGCGGACGGCACCCTCACCCTGACCGCCGACGCGACGGCCCTCCCCGCCATCGCCACCTTCCCCGTCACGGTCACCTACCCCGACGGCACGGGCACGACCCTCACCGCAAACGTGCAGGTCCTGAGCCCGGGCGGCCACCGCACCCTCGCCGAGGACGACACGATCCCCGCCGTCTCCGGCACCACCCGCGCGGCCGGCATCACCCGCAGCAACCCGACGGAGCAGGTCTCCTACACCGTCACCGACGCGCCTCGTGGCTGGTCTATCCAGGTGCTTGCCGACGGCTCCATCCAAGCGCAGGCTCCTCACGGCACCGCCCCAGGAACCAAGGCAAAGGCCACCATCCAAGCCGTCTACCCCGACAAGTCGACGACATCCATCCCGGTCACCATCACCGTCGCCGGCGACGATTCCGGCGGCTCACCGGGCGACACCGGCTCGTCCTCCACAAGCGGCATCGTCGGCATCGTCACCGGCGTTGTCGGCGGCCTGCTCCTGCTGCTCGCCGCCGGGGTCGCCGCCGTAGGCATCAACCCCTCAATCCTGCCCCCGCAGGTGAGAGACATGATCGCACCGTACGCACCATGGATCAACGGAAAGTAG
- the pabB gene encoding aminodeoxychorismate synthase component I: MRVLLIDNHDSFTYNLAHLVFQAAGVMPEVVLAEDVTEAHLNNADRIIISPGPGRPEEYPWFPGIFRDPPAPILGVCLGFQGMCMAFGATLTRAEHPRHGEVTEGHTRYHSLAITDLPETLEATEFAADGTLMAARHRTLPLMGVQYHPESIASAGGLALLTTFLRPDLWITKLPDTPAEVLFQANFAAADNAAWLDSSDGEGWSYLCTGDNLVTLDHPGTKVGVITYEGEELFIEVTRAIVVSPSGAAWALGTAPWQPKLTAPVPREPVPRTPRTFRFGRAAYLDKIKACQEFIARGDSYELCLTNSISFAFPADPLAVYLSLRRAHPSPFAAYLRLSGTEVLSTSPERFLRLVDAHLEAKPIKGTRPRGHSPQEDKELARDLATSVKDRAENLMICDLLRNDLGRVAVPGSVQVPVLCGIESFATVHQMVSTITAELLPGKSPVDALRAAFPGGSMTGAPKERSMEILDELEEHHPRGIYSGAIGYIDAAGTMDFSIVIRTIVVEGGVATYGTGGAITRLSDPEEEWEEILVKARPILK, translated from the coding sequence GTGCGCGTGCTCCTCATAGATAACCACGATTCGTTCACCTACAACCTCGCCCACCTGGTCTTCCAGGCCGCCGGCGTGATGCCGGAGGTGGTTCTGGCGGAGGACGTAACCGAAGCGCACCTTAATAATGCGGACCGCATCATCATTTCCCCTGGTCCCGGCCGCCCGGAGGAGTACCCGTGGTTTCCGGGCATTTTCCGTGATCCACCCGCCCCCATCCTCGGCGTCTGCCTGGGTTTTCAGGGCATGTGCATGGCCTTCGGCGCCACCCTCACCCGCGCTGAGCATCCCCGCCACGGCGAGGTCACGGAGGGTCACACCCGCTATCATTCCCTCGCCATCACGGACCTCCCCGAAACCCTCGAGGCCACGGAGTTTGCCGCCGATGGCACGCTCATGGCCGCCCGCCACCGCACCCTCCCCCTCATGGGCGTCCAGTATCACCCCGAGTCGATCGCCTCCGCCGGCGGCCTCGCACTCCTCACCACATTTCTCCGCCCCGACCTCTGGATCACCAAGCTTCCCGATACCCCCGCCGAGGTCCTCTTCCAGGCTAACTTCGCCGCCGCGGACAACGCCGCCTGGCTCGATTCCTCCGACGGTGAGGGCTGGAGCTATCTCTGCACAGGCGACAATCTCGTCACGCTCGACCACCCGGGCACGAAGGTCGGGGTCATCACGTACGAGGGCGAGGAGCTCTTCATCGAGGTCACCCGCGCCATCGTCGTCAGCCCGTCGGGCGCCGCCTGGGCCCTCGGCACCGCACCGTGGCAGCCAAAGCTCACCGCCCCGGTTCCCCGCGAGCCGGTCCCGCGCACGCCCCGCACGTTCCGTTTCGGGCGCGCCGCGTACCTGGACAAAATCAAAGCCTGCCAGGAGTTCATTGCCCGCGGTGATTCTTACGAGCTGTGTCTTACTAATTCCATTTCCTTCGCCTTCCCCGCCGATCCGCTCGCGGTGTATCTCTCTCTCCGCCGCGCGCACCCGTCCCCCTTCGCCGCCTACCTGCGCCTTTCTGGCACTGAGGTCCTTTCCACCTCACCGGAGCGCTTCCTTCGGCTTGTCGACGCTCACCTGGAGGCCAAACCGATCAAGGGCACCCGCCCCCGTGGTCACTCTCCCCAGGAGGATAAAGAGTTAGCCCGGGACCTCGCCACCTCCGTGAAGGACCGCGCCGAGAATTTGATGATCTGCGATCTCCTCCGCAACGACCTCGGCCGTGTCGCCGTCCCCGGCAGCGTGCAGGTTCCGGTCCTGTGTGGCATCGAGTCTTTCGCCACCGTCCACCAGATGGTCTCCACTATCACCGCCGAGCTCCTCCCCGGCAAATCGCCTGTCGACGCCCTCCGCGCCGCCTTCCCCGGTGGCTCCATGACGGGAGCCCCCAAGGAGCGCTCCATGGAGATCCTTGACGAGCTCGAGGAGCACCACCCCCGCGGCATCTACTCCGGCGCGATCGGCTATATCGATGCGGCGGGCACGATGGATTTCTCTATCGTCATCCGCACCATCGTCGTCGAGGGAGGGGTCGCCACCTACGGCACGGGCGGCGCCATCACCCGGCTGTCGGATCCGGAGGAGGAGTGGGAGGAGATTCTCGTCAAGGCTCGCCCCATTCTCAAGTAA
- a CDS encoding IS110 family transposase, whose translation MTYDFVIGIDVGKYFHHACVLDKDGKQVKSKRIDQSEHSLRRFFDLFLALSSKILVVVDQPNNIGRLTVAVAQDMGITVKYLPGLSMRQLSRVHVGNAKTDVRDSYVIAHAGANLPDALRNVDRVQQVFSQLKVLNGIDEDLARSYTRLINQIRSSLVGSYPEFERVLRGQNIHRRWVLHMLAKYGGPTKIKRMGRARLIAFAKKYKARNPEKIIDGLLDAIKNQTVSIHGSEYVELGVAMSATDALAKLDHRKVIEEKVGALIEEVPHTHILLSMPGIGPKTAAQILMTVGDFSDFKTASHMASYAGLCPQTNQSGTSINTKSPNRAGNKKLKNALWQSSFSAIRYHERSRQYYERKRKEGKRHNAAVVALARRRLTVLFTMMANHSLYQEPEKQKTA comes from the coding sequence GTGACCTACGATTTCGTCATCGGCATCGATGTCGGTAAATACTTTCATCACGCTTGTGTCCTCGACAAAGATGGTAAACAAGTAAAGTCAAAACGCATTGACCAGTCAGAACATTCTTTACGCAGGTTCTTCGACCTTTTCCTCGCCCTGTCCTCGAAAATTTTGGTTGTGGTCGACCAGCCCAACAATATTGGCAGGCTTACCGTCGCAGTTGCCCAAGACATGGGGATTACCGTTAAATATCTTCCTGGATTGTCGATGCGGCAGCTGTCGAGGGTTCATGTCGGAAATGCGAAAACTGATGTTCGTGACTCATATGTCATCGCGCATGCAGGAGCCAATCTTCCCGATGCCTTGCGCAATGTTGACCGTGTCCAGCAGGTGTTCAGTCAGCTAAAAGTACTCAACGGTATCGATGAAGACCTCGCCCGGTCCTACACCAGGCTGATCAATCAAATCCGCTCCTCCCTTGTTGGATCCTATCCCGAATTCGAACGGGTACTTCGTGGCCAAAATATCCACAGACGGTGGGTGTTGCACATGCTGGCCAAATATGGTGGCCCCACAAAAATCAAACGAATGGGGCGCGCACGCCTGATCGCGTTCGCGAAGAAGTACAAAGCAAGAAACCCCGAGAAAATCATCGATGGCCTGCTGGATGCCATCAAGAATCAAACCGTGTCAATCCACGGGTCGGAATATGTTGAACTCGGTGTCGCCATGTCCGCCACTGATGCCTTGGCAAAGCTTGACCACCGGAAAGTTATCGAAGAAAAAGTAGGCGCCCTCATCGAGGAGGTTCCGCACACCCACATCCTCTTGTCTATGCCTGGCATCGGCCCGAAAACCGCAGCTCAGATCCTCATGACAGTCGGGGACTTCTCGGACTTTAAAACAGCTTCCCACATGGCCTCATACGCAGGACTATGCCCACAGACCAACCAGTCAGGCACATCCATCAACACGAAATCACCGAACAGGGCGGGAAACAAGAAATTAAAGAACGCCCTATGGCAATCCTCATTTTCAGCGATCAGATACCACGAGCGTTCACGCCAATACTACGAGCGGAAACGTAAAGAAGGCAAGAGACACAACGCCGCAGTCGTAGCTCTAGCAAGAAGACGCCTCACCGTCTTGTTCACCATGATGGCAAATCACAGCCTCTACCAAGAACCAGAAAAACAGAAGACAGCTTAA